AGTCTCGAGACTCCGGATATGCTTGCATCCATCGGGATTTTGCAGACGACAGCCCAACTTTGCCAGGCATTCTGCCAGCCTGCCTCGTCACCGGAGAATCACGTAAAGAACTGAACTCCGCCGCTTGGCGAGAGCAACAGTAGAGAATTTGACCGCTGCACCGACTGCGCGCCAGCAGGAACGGTGATGTGCTGCTTGGTTGTCAAATCATCAATTCCCGTTGAACCAACAACCAGCACATCGTGGCTGTCTGTGATGTACACCTGGGACGGACTAACCGCTGTAGGTAACGTGGCAACCGTCGTAACCGTCCCGTTGCCAGAACCGGCACTGCCAGACGTACTGGACCCGGAAGGACCTGAGCCGCTCCCTGTGCTCGAACTTGAACTGCCCGAGCCAGCCGCAGAATTGACAGCGGGGTTCCCAAGGTCGGCCGGTGCTTTGTAGGAAACGACTTCGGTGACATTTCCTTGGCTGTCAAGTTTTCCATAATAAAGTGTGTTCCCGATGACGCGCAAGAGCGCGGCATTGCGCTGCAACACGATGACGTTCCCGCTGTGGTCGAGCATCAGCAGGTTTGGCGTCCCAAGCGCGAAATCTTGAAAATACACGATGGCGCTCGTCGATGTGGCTGCAGCGTGTGTCACGTACCGTCCGCCGAGATGTACATGGGTGAGGTTGCCGTTGGTGTCGTAATGGTACATGACAGATGCAACTTTGCTCGCGATCAGGATATATACGTCGTTGGTGTACGGACTAAATGTTACGTTGCGGAATGTTGCGTCTGTGGCATAACCTGCAAACACGTGAATCAGCCGCAGTTGGCCGGTTGACAGCGTGATGGTCGAGAGACGCAAGTCCTTGAGGCTTCCATCAGGGACCTCTGTGCCAATAAACAAGCTGTCGTTTCGAATCCAGCTCAGATACACGGGTTTCATCTGGAGCTGCAAGCTGTATAGAGTTTTGCCGGTTGTTACGTCCACCGCCACGAGTTTGTTGCTCTGTGTCACATATGCAACGCGTTGCCCGTCGTCAGAAACGGCCACCAGATTTGGTTGCAACGGATTGATGCTCGAAAGTACGTTTGGCTTCTCTTTCACAGGGGGCGCTGTTGTCACAACAGTTGCCGTTTTTGCTGCTGACAGCAACTGATTGTAATGTGCGAAGACCCCCACTTCAACAGCCGTGATGACGCCCAAATATATCAGGTTTCTTACAAGTCGTTTCATGATGTACTCCTTCGCTTTACGACGAGCCGATTGCTTTCATATTTCACAAGAAGTGTGAATTGGCTCATCAGTATCACTTCACGATGACCGAGGTCGCAACTTCGCGTTCGCCTAACACATCACTTGGTTGGTTGACGAGTTTGCCATTGTAAAACATGGTCGTGGACGATCCGCCGTCGAGGTTGGCTGCAACTACAGCACCGTAATGCAGCATCAATTGGGCCATGTCTTGAATCGACGCCCCCATGTTATTGGCACCATGGATGTACCGACCGTCAGTGACCGCGAGAATAATCGTGCCGTCCGCGGTTTGCCCGATGGCCGTCCGCGGCGCATAACCCCAGCCTCCATTGCCCTGCACCATGTCTTTCCCGTCTTGCACCAGGACAGGACCAAAAGTCACCGCCTGCACGGCGTTCATTTGTTTGAGCTGGGTGAGTGTATAAGGACCGACAACCAAAGCGCCTTTTGCAGTCAGAGCAATGACAGGCTCGTTTCCTGACGGCAGACCGGTTATCACTTTGCCGTTAACAATCGTAATGCCTTGTGGCAGTCCGCCTGTTCCTTGCCAACCTGTGTCACGAAATGCACCAGCATTAATACCGGCAATGGCGTGGTTCTCCGTGACCATGTCTGATACCGTTTGCCCGACGTTGCCGTTGTACTTCGTGACGGCTATCTGAACGCGTCTCGGGTCGCGAATGAGCATGATGTCTGCAGTAAACATCGGAGCCTTGTAAGTCTCAAGTTGGATTTGAGTGGATTTAATGTTGCTGTAATTGGCAGCAACTTGCTTACTACTTGATGCTTTTGTCACATTGATGAGGTTTGGAGTATCCTTACGGATTTGAGATTCAGACAGCGTGTACATCGACAATGGACGCAGCAGGTAACCGTGCATCGACGTCGTGAAGATGTCGATAAAATACTGACGAAAGGCTTGGAATGGGCCATGAAAGATTAAAATCGAGCATGAGATGTAGACGTATATCAGAAAAAAGACGGTACGTTTTAAGATTCTCAGATGGAACTCCTCCCAATGCTTCCAGAATGCGAAGTTTTAGGTCAGGATGGACTAGGTCATGTGAATACACTCACAGGGATTACGATGGCTGGAGCTACTAACCCTATCATAACCGAAATACCCGCAACAACTGAATTGGCAGCAATAATAATCTGCCCTCAGTAGTATAGTATAGATCCGGCTTCCTGCAGAGACTACACCTGCAAATTCATTACATTCGCGGCTCGTTTTAATCGATATTTAATGTTTTGCGCAGCGCAGACGCGTGGTTTTACCGAGGATGTGGAACGACTGGAAATCCCTTCGCCAAACCAATCCAGAGGATTCATCCGCTCGAGCCAATCGTAAAGGCACAACGGCTCAAACCAAATTCTGTGAGTCAACCCTGAATCATCCTTGAATCATCCTTGAATCATCCTTGAATCATCCTTGAGTCAACCTTGAATCATCCTTGTGTCAACCTTCGAACAGAAATCTCCTTAAAATCTTTCGGCGGTTGCCGTTCATCTCTTGGGGTCACCATTCGATTTGTACGGTATCAAGAATGGTTCGAATATTCCCTCGCTATCGTAGTAAGGAATAAATTATAATAGAAGGTAAATTGTCGGTCCTTAAGGTCGAGGGGCGGGTATGGGTGACCCGAAAGGAAAAGGTCCTGGCTGCTCTCAGGTCGCTAATGGAGACCCGTGATGGAGCCAAACAGAATCATCTGTTCGAGGGATTCACAACTGCGGAGATAGCGGATAAAGCGGGTGTTCTGAGAACAAACTGCAGTGCTGCACTGAATGAACTGGTTCGGGATGGGCTCATTGAGAAGACACATGGACGTCCGGCTCTATATCGGGTGTCTGGAGGAATCGGAGCCCTTGTTTCGCCATCTTGGAAATCGCTTTCAGAACGCAGCGGATTGTCCGAATTGCCGGAACGGCAAGTCGCCATGGGGACAGGACAGGGGGCGCAGTCTGCTGGAGACACCCTGCAGTTTGCCCGTGGCCGCGGAACTGACTTTGACTGGGGCGTCGCAACGGAACGGAGCTTACATGACGCTGTCCAACAGGCGAAAATTGCGTTAACTTATCCACCGCATGGAATGCACGTGCTGCTCCTTGGGGAAACGGGTGTCGGAAAGTCGACGTTCTCGAGGCGCATGCATGAGTATGCGGTCCGCTATGGTGTGCTCTCCTCATCTGCACCCTTCATTGCATTTAACTGTTCCGAATACGCGAACAATCAGGAAATCCTGCTCGATCAACTGTTTGGCCACGTACGTGGCGCCTATACGGGGGCACACTCCGATAAAATGGGGCTCGTAGAGCAAGCGAGCGGTGGCATGCTGTTCTTGGATGAGGTCCACCGACTACCACCACAGGGTCAAGAGATGCTGTTTCACCTCTTGGACTTCGGACTGTTCCGGCGCCTTGGCGAAACCGGAGTTGAACGACGGTCCAGGGTGCTCCTTGTCGCGGCCACCACAGAGTCACCCGAATCGGCACTGCTCTCGACATTTCGCAGGCGTATCCCGGTTGTGATACGGTTACCGGCGCTTCGGGAGTGGGCACTTCATGACCGGTATGAACTGGTGTTTTCCATCTGCAAACAGGAAGCCGTACTTCTCGAGATGCCGATTCGTATTTCTGCGGCAGCACTCGATACGCTGCTGTTTTCCAGGTTTTCTGCCAATATCGGCGACCTCAAGAACACAATTAAGATGGCCTGCGCGAGAGCGTACAATAAGGGTGTGGCAGGGGTCGTCGACGTGCTGCCGGAGCATGTCGTCATTCCGGTTTCCGATGCGAGAGGCGAAGTCCTGCTCCGGAGCCTCACGCAATCAGCGGATCTGATTGTCACCCCAAATAGTGACGGTCCACCCTCTTTACCGATGCTTGAAGAAGGATCCATGTTCGCAAAGGTAGACCGCTTGGGGCAGTCGCTTTACGAACTTGGGTTTGATACTGAAGAAATCCTCGAGTCTTTGGAGCGGCAGCTGCAGAAGCAGAGTCGGCGAGAGGCAGAGAACCCGTCGTCAGTTGCGGACTTGCGCCACTTTGTCGGCGAACCCCTGTTTTCATCGATGGCTCGCGCTTGGAAAGAAATCGAACACGGATTGGCTGAACGTGATAGAGAAACCGCGTTTCTGCGGGTTGCCGTACATTTGTACGGTGTGATTCGGTCTGCTCGCACGGCGGGTGAGACAAATGAAAGCAGTCTCGTCGATATCGTTTTGCGTGTTCGCGCTGATTTGCCAGATGTCTACAATCTGTCGGGGAAACTCTTAAACGCATTACAGAGATATACAGGTGTCACCTTACCAGATTACGAGACGGCCATCGTTGCGATGCTGTTGCGCCCGCAGGAAGAGGAAGAGAAGAAGCGAATCGGTTTGGTGACAGCTCTGTTTGGGGACGCGATTGCGAGACATATGGTGGACACAGCGTCACTCCTAACCGGAAGTCGCGATGCGATTGCAATTGATATTCCCATTCAAACGTCCAGCGAGGCCATGGACACACGGTTATCGGAAGCAGTTGCCCGTGCCGATGGCGGGAAGGGTGTTATCATCCTGACGGACGTTCCCCGCTTTGCTGATGGCGGGGGATGGCAGCCGCCACCAGGGATGCAAGTCGCACGTGTCCTCCGACCAGACCTTCGGACCGTTGTCAGTGCGATGCAGGCCATCGAGCAAAACAAGTTGGACACTTTGCAAATGGCGGGTTGGTTACGCGCGAGAAATCAAGACCTACGCATGTTGACGGGCAGCCGCAAACGCATTGTATGGGGAATTTGTCTGACTGGCAAAGGCACTGCGCGTGCGGTGGAGCGTCTCATTCGCGACGCGTTGCCTCACGCGTTGGCGCAAGTCGTTGAGGTCATACCGAAGGAACTTGGCCACTCGGAAGCACCACTGATTCCGGATGAAGGGCTGGTTGCGGCGGTGGGCTCCGTGGACCCTGGCATTGTTGGGGTGCCGTTCTTTTCTGTGGAGACATTGCTCACGAGGGAAGGAATCGAACAACTGCTCAGCGTGCTCTATCTCGGGGATGTCACAGGCTCCCAGGTTGAGAGGGTAAGTGACGAAAGACCCATTGAGACAGAGCGATTGAACCGGCTTGGAAGGAACGAGCACGTGTTGAGCCGCAGTGGAGTAGAGCTTCGGAGTGACGTGCCAGACCGGGGTGATATGGAGGGGAGCGGCAACGCGCCAACCCGGGCTGACATAGAGCGGTATATTGCAGACTTGCTGCATCGCGATCTCGTTTTTGTCAATCCAGATTTGGCACTCCGGGTATCTAAACAGGTCTGGTATAGTATTGAGACATTGCTTGCATCACACGGCATTGAAGCAAATTTTAAACGTGAGACGTTTGTTCGATTTTGCCTGCACATGGCCTACGTGATAGAGCGGCTGTTAAAGCAAGAAGACATGACGCATCCGTACGTAGGGCGCATCGCAAAACGCTACCCTCTGGAGTGGTCGCTGATGGCCCTGTCCTGGCAGCCGGTGACGGATGTCTTTCGAATCCCGGTAAATGAACACGAGCTCGCGTACTTGTTTGAACTCGTTTTTGTTGAACGTGAACTTGAGGTGTTTGACTAGATGAATGCAAAAGCAGGCCTGTTTGTGCGGGTGGACGACCGCTTGATTCACGGGCAGGTGGTGACAACTTGGGTCAAGAGTCTCGGTGTAAAGACGATTTGGGTCATGAGTGACAGAGCCGCCAATGAGCCGATTGAAATCATTCTCTTGAAGTCGTCCGTGCCATCTCACCTAAATCTGGAGGTCTACACCATTGAGCAGGCGGCACATGCCTGGAGGGGCTATCATGGAGGCCCTGTCTTGCTCCTCGCCGAGTTTGTTCAGGATGTTGTCAGGCTGTGTGAACAGGGCGTCCTCCTCACTGAAATTAACCTTGGCGGCATGCGCTACCACCCTGGTTACGTCGCGCTGAGCAAGGCAATTTACGTTGGCGAGACCGAGGCCAAGTCGATGCAGGAACTCGAACACAGAGGAGTACTCGCCTGGATACGTGTCGTGCCGAGCGATGCGAAAATTGATGCGTATGACAGGCTCAGGCAAAGGTGGCATTAATTGATGGCGGTCTGGCAAATCATCGCGGTTATCCTCATTGCAGGTCTTGCAGGGATTGAAAGCGTGTTGGACGAGTGGCAATGGCACCGACCACTGCTCGCATCGACGCTCATTGGACTCGTTCTCGGCCACCTTGCGACGGGGCTGGCGGTTGGGGCGACATTGGAATTAATTGCACTCGGGTGGATGAACATTGGCGCCGCGCAGTCTCCAGATACGGCTTTGGCGAGCGTCATTGCGGCGCTGCTCGCTATTCGCGGCGGCAATGATGTGAATCAAGCCATCGCAATTGCGATTCCGCTTGCCGTGGCCGGGAACTTGCTCACGGTCCTGGTGCGGACCATTACGGTTTACTTTCAACACCTGGGCGATAGATTGAGCAAGCAGAGTGGTCGCCATTATCTGGGGCAATTGAATTTCCTGGCGTTGTCTTTACAGGCTTTGCGGGTGGCAGTGCCGGCCGCCGTGTTCACCATTTTCGTCAGCCCAAACATGATTATGAGCATGTTTCATTTTCTGCCGAAGTTTCTCACAGATGGCTTTACTGCTGCAAGCGGGTTCATCGTCGTCGTCGGCTATGCGATGGTCATTCGTTCATTAGAAGTCGGCAAACTGATGCCATATTTTTTTCTGGGCTTTCTGGTCGCAGATTTTTCAAAGATTACGCTTGTTGGGACAGGCCTCTTGGCCATTGCCTTTGCGGCCTTGCATGTGCGGGTCTGGGCAAATCGAGGAGACCTTGGTGTTCAAATGGGCACCGCAGACGGCAATGGAGCGGAACTGAGCGCTGCCACGGATACTGGTACCCAGGGCACGACGAGGCGTTTACCGAGGCGCGTCATGTGGCGAACATTTTGGCGCAGTCAGTTTCTTCAGGCTTCATGGAACTACGAACGCATGCAGGGTCTCGGATATGGGTATATCCTTGAGCCGACCATTGACTACCTGTCTGGCTCGCATTCGGACTTGGGTGCTGCCCGAAAACTGCGTCACATCGAATTTTTTAATACACAGCCTTACTTCGCCAATCTCGTGACTGGCATCAACATGGCACTCGAAGAGCGACTGGCGGAAGGAGACGAAAAGTACGATAGACTCGTTACTTCGATTAAGCTTGGAATGATGGGACCACTGGCTGGGGTGGGAGACTCAATTTTTTGGGGGACCCTGCGACCGCTTCTCGCTTCTATTGGTGCCACGATTGCTCTCGGTGGAAACATCATGGGCCCCATTTTCTTTTTTGTCGCTTGGAATATCCTCCGCCTCGGTGTTCGATACGGGTTACTTGAGTACGGATATCGCTTGGGAACGAGAATCGTCGGTGTCATTGCGACAGGGGTGCTCCGGCAGGCGACAGAGGCCGCCACGATTGTCGGACTGATTGTCATGGGAGCGCTGGTCGCGAATTGGGCAAACATTCGCTTTGCTGTATCATGGCGCGTTCATGGCCAAACGATGACTTTGAATCATCTCATTGACACCTTGTTGCCGAAACTCCCCGAGTTATTACTCGTGTTTATCGTTCTATGGCTGTTGCGCCGCGGCTGGAGCAGTGTCTGGGTCATTCTCGCTTTGTTCTTTTTCGCCATCTTCGGTGTGTGGATCCACCTGCTGTCCCCAACGTAAGCTGGCATTTATCGCTCACCATTCGTCGCCCCTGTGTGCCGTCGTACTGGTGCGTGTGCCGTGTGTGCTATGCTGACATGCTGACATGCTGACATGCTGACATGCTGACATGCTGACATGCTGACATGCTGACATGCTGACATGCTGACATGCTGACATGCTGCGGGGCGTCATGGCGCCCGCTTGCCTCACAATGTGTATCGAAGTGTATCGATGTGTACCGGGAATTGTGTTCTGAAAGTTCAATAAAGTGTATTGCTCTGCTCCGTATTGTTGCGCTGGCAGGGCATTTTTGTCGTGGCACGATACTTGCGTAAAACAATGACGTCAAGATGTCATTTTGACAATATCACAGAGGGGGTCATTCAGTGATGAAGAAAACGCTTGCAACAGCTGGAGCAGCGGTACTGGTCGCACTGTCGTTGACAGCATGCGGAACCAGTGCGAGCGGCGGCGGAAACAACGGGACAACGAGTGGAGGAACGGCCAACACAACAAACTCGGGAAACACGGCATCTAGCGGCGGCAGTTCCGCAAGTGGAACGATTGCCTTGCTCTTGCCCGATACGACATCGTCGGCTCGCTACGAAACGCAAGATAAACCGGACTTTGAAGCGGGCGTAAAGAAACTCGACTCGAGTGCGACCGTACTCTACGAGAATGCGCAAGGCAGTGCAACAACCCAACAACAACAGGCGGAGTCAGCCATGACCAACGGGGCAAAGGTCCTCGTGCTCGATCCGGTTGACTCGAAAGCCGCCGCCACCATCGTCACAGAGGCACAGCAGCAGGGCGTGAAGGTGATTTCGTACGATCGCATGATTACAGGCGCTCCCGTTGACTACTACGTCTCTTTCGACAACGAAAAGGTTGGCGAGTTACAAGGTCAATACATTGCCGACCATACCAAAAAAGGCGGCACCATCGTCTTCATTAACGGGGCTGAAACTGATAACAACGCGCTGCAGTTTAAAGCTGGTGCGCACAAGGTTCTCGATCCGCTCATCAAAAATGGTACCTTCCACCTCGGCTATGAGACGTTCACGCCGAACTGGGACCCGGCAAACGGCCTTCGCGAGATGGAACAAGCATTAACGAAGCTGAACAACCACGTCGACGGAGTCCTCTCCGCAAACGATGGATTGGCTGGCTCTATTATTCAGGCACTTCAGGCACAGGGACTTGCAGGTAAGGTGCCAGTGACTGGGCAGGATGCCACCAACGCTGGGCTCCACCGTATTCTCCAGGGCACTCAGTCGATGACCGTGTACAAAGCGGTGCCGAAGGAAGCCGAAGCAGCTGCGCAACTGGCCGTTGACCTCCTGACCGGTCAGCAACCGCCCGCTTCGCTCGTGAACGGATCGGTGAACAACGGATCGAAGGATGTCCCTGCGGTCTTGCTGCAGCCAGTTGTCGTGACAAAGGACAACATTCAACAGACCGTCATCAAAGACGGCTTTACTACGATGGCCCAGATTAACAATCCTTCGTCTTGATTGAAATCACGGTCGAACAGAACTCAAAAACCCGCCTCGATGTTCGGAGGCCCAGTAGTGGGGTGTCACCATGACGGCACAGGCCGTGAATACTGTCAGCTCGGAAAACAACGAACCACTCTTGTCCATTCGCAATTTGCGCAAACGCTTCGGGGCCGTGGAGGCCCTTCGGGGCGTATCGCTCGATGTTCATCGCGGCGAAGTCGTCGCCTTAGTCGGTGATAATGGAGCTGGGAAGTCAACGACCATCAAGATGATTGCAGGTGTAGAAACACCGGATGAGGGCGAAATCAGGTTCGATGGCAGCGCAGTCACCCTCTCAGACCCGTCGGTTGCAGAAGTTCTTGGCATCCAGACGGTCTACCAGGACCTCGCGCTTTGCGACAACCTTGACATCGTCTCCAATCTCTATTTAGGTCGCGAATTGTACAAGACAGTCATCCCTGGACTCGTTCGCGTGATGAATAAACCGGAAATGGAGAAAAACGCAATACCCGTGCTGCAGAAGCTCGGCATCAACTTACCGCCGCTGACGACTCAGGTGGCCAGTCTTTCCGGTGGTCAGCGGCAAACCGTCGCTGTGGCACGGGCTGTCCTTTGGGGCTCGAAGATGGTTATGCTCGACGAGCCCACCGCGGCTCTAGGTGTGGCACAAACGCGTGCCGTGCTAGACCTGATTCTTCGGCTCGCCAAGTCAGGCGTCGGCGTGTTGGTCATCTCACACAATTTAAACGACGTCTTTCAAATCGCCGACAGGATTGTGGTTTTGCGCCTCGGGCGCACTATCGCCCAGTACGTCAAGTCGGAAGTCACATATGAGCAGGTGGTTGCTGCGATTACCGGCTTGACGGAGGAGGTGGCGCAGGGATGACCGATTCGTTGAATTCGAGTTCCGTTGCAGGCACACAGGCTGGAGGGCAGCCCGACACGGGGGCTTCTGGCAACGGAACCTCAGCTGCACAGACATCCGGTTTGCGACGGATGGCTTCAGGTGACCTCGGCCTCATCCCGGTCATCCTGGCGTTGTTTGTCATTTGGATTGTGTTTGAGTCCATTAATACTCATTTCCTGTCTGGGCGTAACATATCCAACCTTATCTTGCAGATTGTCGAAATTGGGATGCTCGGCATCGGTGAGACATTCATCTTGTTGCTCGGCGAGATTGACCTCTCGATTGCTGCGGTAAGTGGTGTTGCCGCGGCGATTTTGGTGTTGCTGTCGAGTGCAGGGGTGAATCCGATTCTCGCCATCCTGATATCAATTCTTGGGGGAGCCCTGATTGGACTCTTTCAAGGCCTGTGGGTGACCGTCGTCGGTGTGCCGGCGTTTATTGTGACGCTCGCCGGATCGCTCGCCTATCAGGGTGTGTTACTTGCAATGCTTGGTCAGACAGGCACTGTGCCAATCATGAACCATACACTTCTCGCGATTGCGACGACCTATATTTCCGGGTGGGGCAGTTGGCTTGTGGCGGCGATTGGACTCGTGATTTACCTGTGGGCCGCGTTTCTGAATCGCTCCGCCCGTCAAAAGTTTGGGCTGCACGCCCCGTCGATGGGAGCCGTAGGACTGCGGGGGCTCGGTCTTGCAGTTGTTTCTGCGCTTGTTGTGTACGCTCTCAATTCGTACCATGGGTTGCCGTTTGCTGGTGTTGTCCTGCTCATCTTCGTCCTTGTGTTCGCGTTCATCACGCAGTCAACACGGTTCGGCCGCCACGTCTACGCACTCGGTGGTAATGGAGAGGCTGCCAGGCGAGCTGGCATCAACATCAAGGGAATTCGCATCGCTGTATTCACCATGGCCGGCGCTTTTGGTGCGATTGGCGGGATTGTCGGAGCGTCGCGACTGGGGTCTGCATCCCCAGCATCTGGAACAGGCAATTTGTTACTCGATTCTATCGCTGCAGCGGTCATCGGCGGTACCAGCTTATTTGGTGGCCGAGGCAGTGTCTGGAATGCCTTCGCTGGAGCACTTGTCATTGGCAGCGTAGAGAACGGCATGGATCTCTTGAGCGCACCTTCAAGCACCAAGTATCTGGTTGAAGGTGGAATCTTACTCATCGCTGTCACGATTGACACGTTGACGCGGCGGCGTAGAAACAAACTTGGACGCTGATTGCAGTTCGGAAGTCGTTTTGGTATTTATTCGAATCAGTTGAAGAGGCTAACCGGCAAACCGGGCCAGGCAAGGGAAGTATTTCGTCCTTGCTGGCCCGGTTTGCGCGCATGATGGGTTTCATCGTTGGCGTTGCACAAAGCCCATCACACCCTGTCTGGTGACTTGGTGACTTGGTGACCCTGTGACCTAGTGCGTATCGCTGAATGGCTAAGAGCTAAGAGCTAAGAGCTAAGAGCTAAGAGCTAAGAGCTAAGAGCTAAGAGCTAAGAGCTAAGAGCCAAGAGCCAAGAGCTAAGAGCTAAGAGCTAAGAGCTAAGAGCTAAGAGCTAAGAGCTAAGAGCTAAGAGCTAAGAGCTAAGAGCTAAGAGCTAAGAGCTAAGAGCTAAGAGCTAAGAGCTAAGAGCTAAGAGCTAAGAGCTAAGAGCTAAGAGCTAAGAGCTAAGAGCTAAGAGCTAAGAGCTAAGAGCTAAGGTAGTGTCAAGAAGTTTGTGTAATTCGCTTTAAGTAGGGTTATCCATCGGAGATGGATAACATCATTATTGATTTGTTTTAAGGTTGGTGGGGGGTACCCCCCACCGGAATTTCCCTTTTATTTCCTGTTTGTTTGAATTTTCAGAGCAAGTTGTCGTCGTTGTTGTAAACGTGATTGTTCAAGTTGTTGGATATTTATTCCTGCGCAGAGACTTCTGACATGCTTGGGTAGCGTTCCTCATACATTCGCTTCAGCTCTGTCTTCGTTTCCGCATCCCCGAAGCCACGGATGACTCTTGTGCTCCATTTCTCGTTATAAGTCGTGACTTCAAGATAGATGATTTTCTCAGCTGCATCCATGTTCGTTAAGCTGTTCATCGGTCGAAACCTCTTGCGTAGCTCTTTGTTCGTCCGCTCGATTGCGTTGGATGTGTAGATGGACCCGCGAATCAGCTTTGGAAATTTGTAAAACGTCAGTAGCGTTGAAAGTTGGTCTTCCCACGATTGAATTTCTTTCGGATAGGTTTTACTCCACTTGCTCTTGACCGTATCGAACGCTGCCAAGGCTAAGTCCCTATCCAATGCGGTATAAATCGTTTTGAGGTCGCCGATAAACTCAACCTTGTCCTTGACTCGAATTTTCGGGAACGTACTGCGCACCTTGTGTACGATGCAGTGTTGAACGTCTGCCCTTGGGTACGTTTCTCGAAACGCTTCTTCCAGGCCAGGTAACCCGTCAAATACCCCCAGCAAGACCTCCTTCGCTCCGCGACGATACAGGTCCTTGAGCACATCCCTCCAGCCATTGGCGCTTTCTTTTCCGCCAACGTAGAAGCCGAGGATCTGTCGATATCCATCTTCGTTGATGCCCATCGCCAGATAGATGACTTCACTGCTCACCGTGTTGCGCTTAAGTTTGATATAGATGCCGTCCAAATAAATCACGGAATAGCGTTTATCTAATGGACGTTGCTGCCATGCTTCGATATCTTCCAAGACGGTACTCGTGATGTTACTGATGGTCGTTGGGGAGTACTGCGTGCCAAACATGCCTTCGATGAATTTTGCGATGTCGCGGGTACTCATCCCACCCTTATACATGTGAATGACAGCCTCTTCTAACCAGCCCTCTCGACGCTGGTATGGCGCAAACACTCGAGTTTGAAAGGCGTCCTTACGGTCTCGGGGAACCCGCAAATTCTCTATTTTTCCAAACCGTGTTTCTAGGGAGCGACCATAGGTTCCGTTTCGGCTGGGACGCTTGCCCTCATATTCAACCTTTAGAAAATTGTCGATCTCCTCACGCATGATCAACTCAAGTTTTTCCTTGACGAAGTCCTTCACGAGAATTTCCATTAGATCCGACGTGCCAAGTTCGTGTACACTAGTCATTGGTAGGGCTCCTTTTTTGGTGATGTCGCAATCCCAAGGATACCCTACTTTTTTACTATCCGCGAATATCCAAATCCTGCTACACAAACTACTTTACTTCATCAGAGCTAAGAGCTAAGAGCTAAGAGCTAAGAGCTAAGAGACAGGTCCCTCAGAGACTTGGATAGAACCCGCGCTGGCACTCAGGTTCATGACCGGTCCTCCGGTGCCAATCGAACCTTCGACGTCTGACGATTGATTGACGTGAAAAGTT
The Alicyclobacillus curvatus genome window above contains:
- a CDS encoding sugar ABC transporter substrate-binding protein — its product is MKKTLATAGAAVLVALSLTACGTSASGGGNNGTTSGGTANTTNSGNTASSGGSSASGTIALLLPDTTSSARYETQDKPDFEAGVKKLDSSATVLYENAQGSATTQQQQAESAMTNGAKVLVLDPVDSKAAATIVTEAQQQGVKVISYDRMITGAPVDYYVSFDNEKVGELQGQYIADHTKKGGTIVFINGAETDNNALQFKAGAHKVLDPLIKNGTFHLGYETFTPNWDPANGLREMEQALTKLNNHVDGVLSANDGLAGSIIQALQAQGLAGKVPVTGQDATNAGLHRILQGTQSMTVYKAVPKEAEAAAQLAVDLLTGQQPPASLVNGSVNNGSKDVPAVLLQPVVVTKDNIQQTVIKDGFTTMAQINNPSS
- a CDS encoding ABC transporter permease: MASGDLGLIPVILALFVIWIVFESINTHFLSGRNISNLILQIVEIGMLGIGETFILLLGEIDLSIAAVSGVAAAILVLLSSAGVNPILAILISILGGALIGLFQGLWVTVVGVPAFIVTLAGSLAYQGVLLAMLGQTGTVPIMNHTLLAIATTYISGWGSWLVAAIGLVIYLWAAFLNRSARQKFGLHAPSMGAVGLRGLGLAVVSALVVYALNSYHGLPFAGVVLLIFVLVFAFITQSTRFGRHVYALGGNGEAARRAGINIKGIRIAVFTMAGAFGAIGGIVGASRLGSASPASGTGNLLLDSIAAAVIGGTSLFGGRGSVWNAFAGALVIGSVENGMDLLSAPSSTKYLVEGGILLIAVTIDTLTRRRRNKLGR
- a CDS encoding IS256 family transposase; this encodes MTSVHELGTSDLMEILVKDFVKEKLELIMREEIDNFLKVEYEGKRPSRNGTYGRSLETRFGKIENLRVPRDRKDAFQTRVFAPYQRREGWLEEAVIHMYKGGMSTRDIAKFIEGMFGTQYSPTTISNITSTVLEDIEAWQQRPLDKRYSVIYLDGIYIKLKRNTVSSEVIYLAMGINEDGYRQILGFYVGGKESANGWRDVLKDLYRRGAKEVLLGVFDGLPGLEEAFRETYPRADVQHCIVHKVRSTFPKIRVKDKVEFIGDLKTIYTALDRDLALAAFDTVKSKWSKTYPKEIQSWEDQLSTLLTFYKFPKLIRGSIYTSNAIERTNKELRKRFRPMNSLTNMDAAEKIIYLEVTTYNEKWSTRVIRGFGDAETKTELKRMYEERYPSMSEVSAQE
- a CDS encoding sugar ABC transporter ATP-binding protein: MTAQAVNTVSSENNEPLLSIRNLRKRFGAVEALRGVSLDVHRGEVVALVGDNGAGKSTTIKMIAGVETPDEGEIRFDGSAVTLSDPSVAEVLGIQTVYQDLALCDNLDIVSNLYLGRELYKTVIPGLVRVMNKPEMEKNAIPVLQKLGINLPPLTTQVASLSGGQRQTVAVARAVLWGSKMVMLDEPTAALGVAQTRAVLDLILRLAKSGVGVLVISHNLNDVFQIADRIVVLRLGRTIAQYVKSEVTYEQVVAAITGLTEEVAQG